A window of the Pyrodictium abyssi genome harbors these coding sequences:
- a CDS encoding CBS domain-containing protein has product MLLQEGEEQRKPGLYIVYSGSIAVDSQLLTVGDYVVSEHGVRAVEETIVIYADYECARPVLTLGEEEPCLVGDLIYRDPVVVGPDMPVIEAVKKMYREGVSSIIVVDVDGRPLGIFTDTDLRRLVALGEDLSRPISAYMTPQPLSIKASATCMEAAFAMMNRYVKHIVVVDDSGRVSGVVTVRDIAYAEALGPLYMLRRIRSASSVDELALRYRELVSLLRREARRLHPSGGGREAVHMVRMASLALRGVMSKAAELAARELGLPGDGLAYLSLGSNGRLEQFLASDRDTMLVYWGVDEQRARVFAERVEDILDRIGFPGCRHGYTSRQLLYSRDELLEKLSSMARDLMDENIVLLSMMFDAVDVWGQHGTAEWIRRSIAELLSRSSSYIMGVLPVYRPKLGFAGRLPRELDLKAHGLAPVVYTVKAFALAETVWEPVNTLDRLMALVAKGVVPSDLAADVAEAYRILSAFMVWSQALHGSTRIDTSELSGFERSILRSALRTVQRFVDYARRRG; this is encoded by the coding sequence ATGCTTCTACAGGAAGGCGAGGAGCAGCGCAAGCCCGGGCTCTACATAGTCTACAGTGGCTCTATCGCTGTAGACTCTCAGCTTCTCACTGTAGGTGACTATGTTGTCTCTGAGCATGGCGTTCGGGCGGTAGAGGAGACAATAGTTATATACGCTGACTACGAATGCGCTCGGCCAGTACTTACTCTTGGCGAGGAGGAGCCTTGCCTAGTAGGTGACCTTATCTACCGTGACCCCGTTGTTGTCGGCCCCGATATGCCCGTCATAGAAGCTGTGAAGAAAATGTACCGTGAAGGCGTATCGTCGATAATAGTAGTGGATGTGGATGGCAGGCCGTTGGGAATATTTACTGATACAGACTTGCGCCGCTTGGTGGCGCTGGGAGAGGACCTTTCTAGGCCGATATCAGCGTACATGACGCCTCAGCCGCTCTCCATAAAAGCTTCGGCTACGTGCATGGAAGCTGCGTTCGCGATGATGAACCGGTATGTTAAGCATATAGTGGTAGTTGACGATAGTGGTAGAGTTTCGGGGGTCGTTACTGTTCGCGACATAGCCTATGCTGAGGCTCTTGGCCCGCTCTACATGCTTCGGCGTATCCGGAGCGCCTCTAGTGTTGATGAGCTAGCGCTGCGCTACCGTGAGCTGGTATCGCTTCTCCGCCGTGAAGCGCGCCGTCTCCATCCCAGCGGTGGTGGCCGTGAAGCTGTCCATATGGTGCGTATGGCTAGCCTAGCTCTGCGTGGCGTTATGTCTAAGGCTGCAGAGCTAGCTGCTAGAGAGCTCGGCTTACCGGGTGATGGACTAGCTTATCTCTCTCTAGGCAGTAATGGTAGGCTTGAGCAGTTCCTAGCTAGCGATAGGGATACTATGCTAGTGTACTGGGGGGTAGACGAGCAGAGAGCACGTGTCTTTGCTGAGCGCGTAGAGGATATTCTTGACAGGATAGGGTTCCCCGGGTGTAGGCATGGCTATACATCGCGTCAGCTGCTCTATTCTCGGGACGAGTTGCTGGAGAAGTTAAGCTCTATGGCTAGGGACCTCATGGATGAGAACATTGTATTGTTGAGTATGATGTTTGATGCTGTAGACGTATGGGGGCAGCACGGGACGGCGGAGTGGATTAGGAGGAGTATAGCCGAGCTCCTTTCGAGGTCGAGTAGCTATATTATGGGCGTTCTGCCGGTGTATCGGCCGAAGCTGGGTTTTGCTGGAAGGCTTCCCCGCGAACTGGACCTCAAAGCTCATGGGCTAGCACCAGTAGTTTACACGGTCAAAGCTTTTGCCTTAGCTGAGACTGTTTGGGAGCCGGTTAACACGCTTGACAGGTTAATGGCGCTAGTGGCTAAGGGCGTCGTGCCGAGCGACCTAGCTGCTGACGTTGCTGAGGCTTATCGGATACTATCCGCGTTCATGGTATGGTCGCAAGCTCTTCACGGGAGTACTAGGATAGATACTAGCGAGCTTAGTGGATTCGAACGCTCTATACTCCGCTCGGCACTGCGCACAGTTCAACGCTTTGTTGATTATGCGCGAAGGAGGGGGTGA
- a CDS encoding Lrp/AsnC ligand binding domain-containing protein: protein MTGERVVAFVLAVTEVGKEYEVVEKIREVARQAGVDVEAYVVYGEYDVAAKIVADGLKKVDRAVTMIRTLPGVMRTVTLIAAE, encoded by the coding sequence ATGACTGGTGAAAGGGTAGTAGCCTTCGTGTTAGCGGTTACCGAGGTGGGTAAGGAGTACGAGGTTGTGGAAAAGATTAGAGAGGTAGCAAGGCAGGCAGGTGTAGATGTAGAGGCCTATGTGGTCTACGGGGAGTATGATGTTGCGGCTAAGATAGTAGCTGATGGGCTCAAGAAGGTGGATCGTGCAGTCACTATGATAAGGACTCTGCCTGGTGTAATGCGCACTGTTACGCTTATCGCGGCAGAGTAG
- a CDS encoding DUF432 domain-containing protein gives MVFGRISFGEHSVCGVRFRLERYGDKCSYRRGSVSAIVPCDDVYVYPVAPVFYPEYLTSYIMMRLREPVVIRDGGEEEFWARLEFDVAVVVGSRDTGYEVVDVFPSSGVGKYALYGSPSRGIIARFVPVEVLYEPLEEPCKALVRVTVHNRSIRSIRLSRIVFPAQPFNLYYDDDGRVVGSSLYVAVTSPFTAVVSLREPSLPDGFRKTPRLLGQKGGVSVQTRWSQSFVMSYGL, from the coding sequence ATGGTGTTTGGAAGGATATCTTTTGGCGAGCATAGTGTTTGTGGAGTACGGTTTAGGCTAGAGCGGTATGGTGATAAGTGTAGTTATAGAAGGGGTAGTGTATCTGCTATTGTGCCGTGTGATGACGTGTACGTCTATCCTGTAGCACCGGTATTTTATCCGGAGTATCTAACTAGCTATATCATGATGAGGCTTCGGGAGCCAGTTGTGATTAGAGATGGTGGTGAGGAGGAGTTCTGGGCTAGACTGGAGTTTGATGTCGCTGTAGTAGTGGGCTCTAGGGATACAGGCTATGAGGTTGTCGATGTGTTTCCGTCGAGTGGAGTGGGCAAGTATGCGCTCTATGGCTCTCCTAGCCGCGGGATAATAGCCCGGTTTGTACCCGTAGAGGTTCTTTATGAGCCGTTGGAGGAGCCTTGTAAGGCTCTGGTGAGGGTTACTGTTCATAACCGATCTATTAGGTCTATCCGTTTGTCTAGGATAGTGTTTCCTGCGCAGCCGTTTAACCTATACTACGATGATGATGGCCGTGTTGTTGGCTCTAGTCTATATGTAGCGGTTACGAGCCCGTTTACGGCTGTTGTTTCCCTCCGTGAACCGAGTCTGCCGGACGGTTTTCGGAAGACTCCGAGGCTTCTAGGACAGAAGGGCGGGGTATCGGTGCAGACACGATGGAGCCAGAGCTTTGTCATGAGCTATGGCCTCTAG
- a CDS encoding glycosyltransferase 4 family protein, whose translation MERVQLVYALASAAVAFFLVLLIEPAWIRVARRRGLVGRDMNKPGKVVVAEAGGIWAVVAASFGLLVLEALYTYLEGEVYYPAELYALVSLLLLASLLGFIDDILGWKRGLPRWQRVAFMAPVSLPLVVIKAGQSTLSLPLLGTVDLGAAYPLVAVPLGVLGAANAFNMIAGFNGLEAGMGLLLMLFTAAYAYLKGLDLVLQASLVMAAALLGFLRYNWYPAKVFPGNAFTYGVGAHYAALVILGNMEKYGLALFTLYFIKALLNLRGYMHRVWKPGVIEDFGVPRPDGTLDSPLEGIYTLTHAVIKLLKRLKGSAREPEVVAVILAMQTIIGLVVLILATKGLL comes from the coding sequence TTGGAGCGAGTCCAGCTCGTGTACGCGCTGGCATCTGCTGCTGTGGCATTCTTCCTGGTGCTTCTGATAGAGCCTGCATGGATCCGTGTAGCCAGGAGACGGGGCCTAGTAGGCCGGGACATGAACAAGCCTGGCAAAGTCGTGGTGGCTGAAGCAGGCGGGATTTGGGCGGTAGTGGCTGCGTCTTTCGGCCTACTTGTCCTCGAGGCTCTCTATACCTACCTAGAGGGGGAGGTGTACTATCCAGCCGAGCTGTATGCTCTAGTATCGCTGCTCCTCCTTGCTAGCCTCCTAGGCTTCATAGACGACATCCTTGGGTGGAAGCGGGGCCTACCACGCTGGCAACGGGTAGCCTTCATGGCGCCTGTTTCACTGCCACTAGTAGTGATAAAAGCTGGCCAGTCTACGTTGTCGCTACCGCTACTAGGCACCGTGGACCTAGGCGCTGCGTATCCGCTAGTAGCTGTACCGCTAGGCGTGCTGGGCGCTGCCAACGCATTCAACATGATAGCTGGGTTTAACGGCCTCGAGGCCGGAATGGGTCTACTACTCATGCTCTTCACAGCAGCCTATGCATATCTAAAGGGTCTGGACCTAGTGCTGCAGGCCTCGCTAGTAATGGCGGCAGCGTTGCTGGGCTTTCTCCGGTACAACTGGTACCCCGCAAAGGTGTTCCCCGGGAACGCTTTCACCTACGGCGTCGGCGCACACTACGCTGCCCTCGTGATACTCGGCAACATGGAGAAATACGGCCTAGCTCTCTTCACACTGTACTTCATCAAGGCCTTACTCAACCTACGGGGCTACATGCACCGTGTCTGGAAGCCCGGCGTGATAGAGGACTTCGGTGTGCCAAGGCCCGATGGCACCCTCGACTCGCCGCTGGAAGGAATATACACGCTAACACATGCTGTGATAAAGCTGCTCAAGCGGCTAAAGGGCTCAGCCCGCGAGCCTGAAGTGGTAGCCGTTATCCTCGCTATGCAGACCATTATAGGGCTCGTTGTACTCATACTGGCTACTAAGGGGCTCCTCTAG
- a CDS encoding ABC transporter ATP-binding protein codes for MPEPLLVVEGLRKYFVRGGLLGRRVVRAVDGVSFTLERGETLSLVGESGSGKSTLGRLILRLYKPTAGRIVLDGVDITWLPEKKLRPMRRRLQLIPQDPYASFNPLRSIGEQLVEPLEVHGLAEGDEAQDRVLRLLERIGLTPAEEFYQRRPYQLSGGQLQRAAIARAMLLEPDLVVADEPTSSLDVSVRAAILELLREFKERLNQAMVFITHDLATARLMADRIAVMYLGKIVELGPADQVLREPLHPYTRALLAAIPRVSRRHTTPAIELKGDIPDPSNPPPGCRLHPRCPLAQPRCSREEPQLVEAGKGHFVACFLVER; via the coding sequence GTGCCAGAGCCGCTACTGGTCGTCGAGGGGCTTAGGAAATACTTCGTGCGTGGGGGCCTCTTAGGCAGACGGGTGGTACGTGCTGTAGATGGGGTGAGTTTCACCCTAGAGCGGGGCGAGACCCTTAGCCTGGTGGGCGAGAGCGGTAGTGGAAAGAGCACCCTGGGCAGGCTCATTCTCCGGCTCTACAAGCCCACAGCTGGCCGTATAGTCTTAGACGGTGTCGATATCACGTGGCTCCCGGAGAAGAAGCTACGCCCTATGAGGCGCCGTCTACAGCTCATCCCTCAGGATCCCTATGCGAGCTTTAACCCTCTACGCTCTATTGGGGAGCAGCTTGTAGAGCCCCTGGAGGTCCACGGTCTAGCTGAGGGAGATGAGGCGCAAGACCGTGTACTCCGGCTGCTAGAGCGTATCGGCCTTACTCCTGCCGAGGAGTTCTACCAGCGGCGCCCATACCAGCTTAGTGGTGGTCAGCTACAGCGCGCAGCGATAGCGCGTGCCATGCTTCTAGAGCCCGACCTTGTGGTCGCAGACGAGCCTACGTCTAGCCTAGATGTGTCTGTACGTGCTGCTATACTGGAGCTTCTTCGGGAGTTTAAGGAGCGGCTAAACCAAGCCATGGTTTTCATAACCCATGATCTGGCTACGGCCAGGCTCATGGCGGATAGGATAGCCGTTATGTACCTGGGTAAAATAGTGGAGCTTGGGCCTGCGGACCAAGTGCTACGCGAGCCTCTACATCCCTACACTCGGGCACTACTAGCAGCGATACCCAGGGTGTCAAGGCGTCACACTACTCCTGCAATCGAGCTGAAGGGTGACATACCTGACCCGAGTAACCCGCCGCCGGGCTGTAGGCTGCATCCACGCTGTCCCCTAGCGCAGCCTAGGTGCAGCCGTGAGGAGCCCCAGCTAGTGGAGGCAGGGAAGGGACACTTCGTCGCTTGTTTCCTAGTAGAGCGTTAG
- a CDS encoding DUF711 family protein, protein MDLAEMVKVRAIAVHVAVEDWDDRREIIRLVEEASDIALELARLAEERTGYEVMSARVVLPITPLRPKEQLELLKAIKLRDDVLYAAFHYSSANLDVDVLKEVLRLGSNVYAAISAITEPGDQRTPRLLYKIGLLEPEMASRVAMVFGGYPETPYFPLATTMQSLPGVSIALVYPRLLEEFGYYEAMDYAVDAAFEVYEAIRMEMEKHDLFFRGFDMSLSPWMEDSVARVIEKFSGKPMPAPGTAAAINRLESFIYGVCSDIKCTGFNQVMLPVAEDNVLKERVQEGAVRLHDLLNYNYACVAGLDMVVISRSQWSVELAAALIEELERASKAKKRRLGLRVLTADAEPGSMVELPRFGPTPVIHL, encoded by the coding sequence ATGGATCTAGCCGAGATGGTCAAGGTACGTGCTATTGCGGTACACGTGGCTGTGGAGGACTGGGATGACCGGCGGGAGATAATCCGGCTCGTCGAGGAGGCTTCCGATATTGCGTTGGAGCTGGCTAGGCTAGCTGAGGAGAGGACTGGCTACGAGGTTATGTCGGCACGGGTAGTACTACCTATAACGCCTCTGAGGCCTAAGGAGCAACTAGAGCTTCTTAAGGCTATCAAGCTGCGGGATGACGTGCTGTATGCTGCGTTTCATTATAGCTCGGCTAACCTGGACGTGGATGTACTTAAAGAGGTGCTTCGGCTGGGTAGCAACGTCTATGCCGCCATATCGGCTATAACGGAGCCTGGCGACCAGCGGACACCGCGACTTCTATACAAGATTGGGCTACTCGAGCCGGAGATGGCTTCAAGGGTTGCAATGGTGTTCGGGGGCTACCCTGAGACGCCCTATTTCCCGCTAGCCACTACTATGCAGAGCCTTCCCGGGGTATCCATAGCTCTTGTCTATCCCCGGCTTCTTGAGGAGTTCGGCTACTACGAGGCCATGGATTACGCTGTTGACGCCGCATTCGAGGTCTACGAGGCCATAAGGATGGAGATGGAGAAGCACGATCTGTTCTTTCGGGGGTTCGACATGTCTCTCTCGCCCTGGATGGAGGATAGCGTGGCGCGCGTCATAGAGAAGTTCTCGGGCAAGCCGATGCCGGCCCCCGGAACAGCAGCTGCCATAAACAGGCTAGAGTCGTTCATATACGGTGTTTGCTCCGACATAAAGTGTACCGGGTTTAACCAGGTCATGCTGCCTGTTGCAGAGGATAATGTGCTCAAGGAGCGCGTTCAGGAGGGGGCTGTTAGGCTACACGACTTGCTGAACTATAACTACGCATGCGTGGCTGGGCTCGACATGGTTGTCATCTCTAGAAGCCAGTGGAGTGTTGAGCTAGCTGCTGCTCTTATAGAGGAGCTAGAACGCGCCTCTAAAGCGAAGAAGCGGAGGCTCGGACTACGCGTATTGACTGCGGATGCTGAGCCTGGAAGCATGGTTGAGCTACCACGTTTTGGGCCTACACCTGTTATACATCTATAG
- a CDS encoding ABC transporter ATP-binding protein, whose translation MADAVLRVEGLSVYYYTLRGIVRAVEGAWLEAHRGELVAVVGESGSGKSTLGFSLLRLVPPPGRIVAGRILVDGVDITRLEGDELRRARGELVSIVFQDPFTTLDPVRRIGDQLLEVLLEHGVPKEEARGRVPQLLESVGLPREAARAYPHQLSGGQRQRVSIAAAIALEPKVLVADEPTTALDVIVQKQIMDLLDELRRRHGMAVVLVTHDIALAAERATSIAIMYAGKIVEQGPAEEVLREPLHPYTRALLESVPDIDNPRWPRPIPGQPPDLRRPPPGCRFAPRCLLATEKCRSEEPPTVSPGQGRRVACWLHAS comes from the coding sequence GTGGCCGACGCTGTGCTGAGGGTCGAGGGCCTCAGTGTCTACTACTACACGCTGCGCGGGATAGTACGCGCCGTGGAGGGGGCCTGGCTCGAGGCCCACCGGGGAGAGCTAGTAGCCGTCGTGGGGGAGAGTGGTAGCGGAAAGAGCACTCTGGGGTTCTCGCTCCTCCGCCTAGTCCCGCCGCCTGGCAGGATAGTAGCTGGCCGAATACTCGTAGACGGCGTGGACATCACGAGGCTAGAGGGCGACGAGCTGCGTAGAGCCCGTGGAGAGCTGGTCTCGATCGTGTTCCAGGACCCGTTTACGACGCTCGACCCAGTGCGTAGGATAGGCGACCAGCTGCTCGAAGTACTGCTGGAGCACGGCGTGCCCAAGGAGGAGGCGCGGGGCCGGGTCCCCCAGCTCCTCGAGTCTGTGGGGCTCCCCCGTGAGGCAGCGCGGGCTTACCCGCACCAGCTTAGCGGCGGGCAGAGGCAGCGCGTCTCGATAGCTGCTGCTATAGCGCTCGAGCCCAAAGTGCTCGTAGCAGATGAGCCCACGACGGCGCTCGACGTGATAGTGCAGAAGCAGATAATGGATCTGCTCGACGAGCTGCGGCGCCGCCACGGCATGGCCGTGGTCCTTGTTACCCATGACATAGCATTGGCAGCGGAGAGGGCGACAAGCATAGCCATAATGTACGCTGGGAAGATAGTGGAGCAGGGCCCCGCTGAGGAGGTGCTACGCGAGCCCCTACACCCCTATACCAGGGCGCTACTGGAATCCGTCCCGGACATCGATAACCCGCGGTGGCCGCGCCCGATACCCGGCCAGCCTCCGGATCTACGCCGCCCGCCGCCGGGCTGCCGCTTCGCCCCAAGGTGCCTCCTAGCCACGGAGAAGTGCCGCAGCGAGGAGCCGCCCACAGTCTCCCCCGGGCAGGGGCGGAGGGTTGCCTGCTGGCTGCACGCGTCCTAG
- a CDS encoding ABC transporter permease: protein MLQAVLQAVRGRLVAAYYSLPRRGRGLVLAGLVIVAAVVFMAVAAPVLAPYSPVERSGGSLEPPSWEHPLGTDRLGRDVLSRIIYGSRTVLKVVFSSVLLSLAVGVPMGLVSGYYGGRVDRALSMFMDALYAFPGLVLAIALAAALGPRPENAAIAIAVVYIPTYFRMVRGQVLQLRESPFIEAARALGLTPWRIMRRHLLPHLVPTIMVVFSLSAADAVLTEAALSFLGLAVKPPTPDWGFDLYNAKGFARSAPWLIAAPGFMITLLATGFALIGEGLSEQVRRSEA, encoded by the coding sequence GTGTTGCAAGCAGTGCTCCAGGCTGTGAGGGGGAGGCTCGTCGCAGCGTACTACTCGCTGCCCCGGCGGGGCCGGGGCCTAGTACTAGCCGGCCTCGTGATAGTAGCCGCAGTAGTCTTCATGGCTGTTGCCGCGCCAGTCCTGGCCCCCTATAGCCCAGTGGAGAGGAGTGGTGGGAGCCTCGAGCCGCCTAGCTGGGAGCACCCCCTGGGCACTGACCGGCTGGGCCGCGACGTGCTCTCGAGGATAATCTACGGGTCTCGGACTGTACTGAAGGTTGTGTTCTCGTCGGTCCTCCTGAGCCTGGCCGTGGGCGTGCCCATGGGACTCGTGAGCGGCTACTACGGCGGTAGGGTTGACCGCGCGCTGAGCATGTTCATGGACGCTCTCTACGCCTTCCCCGGGCTAGTGCTCGCCATAGCTCTCGCCGCCGCACTAGGCCCGCGGCCGGAGAACGCTGCTATAGCTATAGCTGTGGTCTACATACCAACTTACTTCAGGATGGTGCGTGGCCAGGTGCTACAGCTCCGTGAGAGCCCCTTCATAGAGGCAGCCCGGGCGCTCGGCCTAACACCCTGGAGGATAATGAGGCGACACCTCCTGCCACACCTCGTGCCCACAATAATGGTGGTGTTTAGCCTTAGCGCAGCCGACGCGGTACTGACGGAGGCCGCGCTGAGCTTCCTGGGGCTAGCTGTGAAGCCACCTACCCCTGACTGGGGCTTCGACCTCTACAATGCTAAGGGCTTTGCCCGCTCCGCTCCCTGGCTCATAGCTGCGCCGGGCTTCATGATTACGCTCCTCGCCACGGGCTTCGCCCTGATAGGCGAGGGGCTGAGCGAGCAGGTGAGGAGGAGCGAGGCTTAG